The genomic window GCCTACATGCGCTATTCGGTCAGCGATACCGCCGAATACGGGGATCTCAGCCGCGGCAAGCGGATCATCACCGCGGAGACGCGCGCCGAAATGAAGCGGATCCTCGAAGAAGTCCAGTCAGGGGATTTCGCCCGTGAATGGATTCTGGAGAATATGGCGGGAAGGCCCATGTTTCGGACCACTCGCGAGCGTGAGAAGAAACTCCTGGTGGAGGATGTCGGGGCGAAGCTGCGTTCCATGATGCCGTTCCTCGATGCCGTGAAGATGATTTGATCGACGACCGGAAGCCGCTCCCTCCCATGGATGGATCATGTGCGGGGGAGCGGCTTTTGCCGTTGACCTGAGGAGCCCCGGGGGCCGTATCGACCATTGCGGGCCTGCCGGAGAGGGGTGGAATACTCACTTGGATCGCACGGACTTTCGACAGAAATCGGCACACATTCCGGTGGCGCGGGAAGGGGTTCCGTTCATTGTTGCGGGGATGTTCGTCACCTTTGTTGCCGCGATTTTGGGATGTTCGTTCCTTGCCTGGGTTCTGACGGCGGTGACTTTACTCGTTGGGCATTTTTTCCGCGATCCCGAGCGGGTGGCCATGGCGGGCGATCGAGAACTGGTCTCCTGCGCCGACGGGAAGGTGATCGCCATCGACAGGGTAGAGTCGGCGCGGTTCATCCCGGGACCGCGTCTGCGGATCAGCATTTTCATGTCCGTGTTCGATGTTCATGTGAATCGCATTCCCTGTTCGGGGATCGTTCGGGGTGTGTGCTATCAGAAAGGACGCTTTCTTGCGGCGAATCGAGCCGCAGCCGGCCGGGAGAACGAACAGAACTGGCTCTGGATTCGGACCGATGAGGGAGCCGACATCGTTCTGACGCAGGTCGCCGGGCTCATTGCCCGCCGGATCGTGTGCTGGCCGGGCGCCGACGACAAGGTGGTCAGGGGGGAGCGTTTCGGGATGATTCGCTTCGGGTCGCGCATGGATGTCTACGTTCCGGAAGACAGTGAGTTCCTGGTGTCTCGCGGGCAGCACGTCTACGGGGGAGAAACCGCCTTATGTCGCCTGAAATAAAGAGGCGGCGCCCGAGGAAGCGCAAGTGGCGCCGATTCAGGGAAGGTGAAGTGGCCAGGGGCACTTATATCGTGCCGAATCTCTTCACCACGGCCAACCTGTTCAGCGGCTTTTTCGGCATCGTGAGCGCCATCGACGCACACTTCGACAGGGCCGCCATAGCGATTCTGGTTTCGTGCGTGTTCGACATCCTGGACGGAAAGGTGGCCCGGTTCACGCGGGCAACCAGCCGTTTCGGCGTCGAATACGATTCTCTTGCGGATCTGGTGGCCTTCGGCGTGACCCCGGCCCTGTTGATGTACCTGTGGGCCCTTCGGCCTTTCGGACGACTCGGCTGGCTGGCCGCCTTTGTTTTCGTGGCCTGCGGAGCCCTGCGGCTGGCCAGATTCAACGTGCAGACGGAAACCGCGAGCAAGAAATACTTCGTGGGTTTGCCGATTCCCGGTGCGGCGAGCGTCGTGGCGACCACCCTGCTGTTCATCGAGGTGCTGGAGATCACGCTGCCGCCGTCCGGAGGGGTCCTCCTGCTCGTGGCCACGTACATCCTCGGTTTCCTGATGGTCAGCACGGTCCCCTACAACAGCTTCAAAGATTTTGAAATCGTCAAGGCCAAACCCATCACGGTTCTGTTCGTGGCTGTTCTCGGGCTGACGATCGTGGCCGTCAACCCCGGCCTGATGCTCTTCCTGATGCTTATGGTCTACCTCGTATCGGGACCGGTCCGCTATGTCATATGGCGTCTCAAGGGAAAACCCGGTACGCCGGTGGTCGAGCCGCCCAAGTCGGTGGAGGCCGCGGAGGAGGGCCCCGGGCAACCGGCGCCCGCCGAAGAACAGTCTCAAACCTGACCGACGGTCAACCGGCTGATTGTGGTGGAGCGGGTGCAGGGACGGTTCGAGCGACGCCGAGCCCGGGGTTTTCCTGCGCCGGAACCGGCTGATTGCCGGGGTTCGCCGTGCCGGTCCCGTCCTGTGGCTGTGACCGCCTCGGATTACCCGGGGAATGCATGAAAAGTGCGTCTGCGGGTGGAGTATTCGGCTGAAAGCCGATCAACAACATGGGCTCGAGAACCTTGACTTGCCCGCGCCTGCGAGGTGCCGGACATTTTCCCGGGGGATCGAGCAAGAGGTGAAGAGAACCATGCCCATGACCATCAGTGAAAAAATCCTGGCCAGGCACTCGGGCAAATCGACGGTCCTTCCCGACGACCTGATCGAAGCCGGCATCGATTTCGCTCTGGGAAACGATATCACCGCGCCGCTGGCGATCGAGGCGTTTCGCAAGGTTGGGGCCTCGCGCGTTTTCGAC from Syntrophobacter fumaroxidans MPOB includes these protein-coding regions:
- a CDS encoding phosphatidylserine decarboxylase family protein, producing the protein MDRTDFRQKSAHIPVAREGVPFIVAGMFVTFVAAILGCSFLAWVLTAVTLLVGHFFRDPERVAMAGDRELVSCADGKVIAIDRVESARFIPGPRLRISIFMSVFDVHVNRIPCSGIVRGVCYQKGRFLAANRAAAGRENEQNWLWIRTDEGADIVLTQVAGLIARRIVCWPGADDKVVRGERFGMIRFGSRMDVYVPEDSEFLVSRGQHVYGGETALCRLK
- the pssA gene encoding CDP-diacylglycerol--serine O-phosphatidyltransferase produces the protein MSPEIKRRRPRKRKWRRFREGEVARGTYIVPNLFTTANLFSGFFGIVSAIDAHFDRAAIAILVSCVFDILDGKVARFTRATSRFGVEYDSLADLVAFGVTPALLMYLWALRPFGRLGWLAAFVFVACGALRLARFNVQTETASKKYFVGLPIPGAASVVATTLLFIEVLEITLPPSGGVLLLVATYILGFLMVSTVPYNSFKDFEIVKAKPITVLFVAVLGLTIVAVNPGLMLFLMLMVYLVSGPVRYVIWRLKGKPGTPVVEPPKSVEAAEEGPGQPAPAEEQSQT